One segment of Niabella beijingensis DNA contains the following:
- a CDS encoding START-like domain-containing protein, with protein MSKQLYTLEYPVRCSPTILFEFLATSNGLGEWFAESVDERNGHFYFGWNGSHEEAEVVDQEEERFIRFHWVDAPKSEYFEFRIDKSEITNQTILVITDFAEKRDIKDQSQLWDYQVKELFHRLGN; from the coding sequence ATGAGTAAACAGCTATATACCCTGGAGTATCCTGTGCGTTGTTCTCCAACAATCCTGTTCGAATTTTTGGCCACATCCAACGGCTTGGGTGAGTGGTTTGCGGAAAGCGTGGATGAGCGCAACGGGCATTTCTATTTCGGGTGGAACGGTTCTCATGAAGAGGCAGAGGTGGTGGACCAGGAGGAAGAGCGGTTTATACGTTTCCACTGGGTGGATGCTCCAAAAAGCGAATACTTCGAATTCCGTATCGATAAATCTGAAATCACCAACCAGACCATTCTCGTGATCACCGATTTTGCTGAAAAAAGAGATATCAAGGATCAGAGCCAGCTTTGGGACTACCAGGTAAAAGAGCTCTTCCACCGGCTGGGTAACTAA
- the ffh gene encoding signal recognition particle protein, with amino-acid sequence MFNNLQDKLESAFKNLKGQARITELNIAATIKEIRRALVDADVNYKIAKEFTDNIKDKAMGEKVLNAISPGQLMVKIVKDELTELMGGEEAGFNAKGNPAVILIAGLQGSGKTTFSGKLANFLKTKKGLSPLLVAADIYRPAAMEQLRVLGEQIGVEVHIEPENRDAVVIAQNAIAGARSKNKNVVIIDTAGRLAIDEAMMTEVTNIKNAVNPQEILFVVDSMTGQDAVNTAKAFNERLDFSGVVLTKLDGDTRGGAALSIKYTVNKPIKFVSNGEKMDALDVFYPERMAQRILGMGDITTLVERAQQQFDEEEAKKLESKIRKNKFDFADFKMQLEQIKKMGNMKDLLGMIPGVGAKIKDLDISDESFKGIEAMIDSMTPEERNNPDLINGNRRKRIALGSGKDISEVNAFMKQFEQMRDMMKNMNKMGAFGRMMPGMGKFKMPG; translated from the coding sequence ATGTTTAACAATCTGCAGGATAAATTAGAATCAGCTTTTAAAAACCTCAAGGGCCAGGCTCGCATCACGGAACTGAACATTGCCGCTACGATCAAGGAGATCCGCCGCGCGCTGGTTGATGCCGACGTAAACTATAAGATCGCCAAGGAGTTTACGGACAACATCAAAGACAAAGCCATGGGGGAGAAGGTGTTGAATGCGATCAGTCCGGGCCAGCTGATGGTCAAGATCGTTAAGGATGAGCTTACGGAGTTGATGGGTGGGGAGGAAGCCGGTTTTAATGCAAAAGGGAATCCGGCGGTTATCCTGATCGCAGGACTGCAGGGTAGCGGTAAAACCACCTTTAGCGGCAAGCTGGCTAATTTTCTGAAAACCAAAAAGGGATTGTCCCCGCTGCTGGTAGCAGCGGATATTTACCGGCCTGCGGCGATGGAGCAGCTGCGGGTGCTGGGTGAGCAGATCGGGGTGGAAGTACATATTGAGCCGGAAAACAGGGATGCTGTGGTAATAGCCCAAAACGCGATCGCCGGGGCCCGGTCAAAAAATAAGAATGTGGTGATCATTGATACGGCAGGCCGTCTGGCTATCGATGAGGCAATGATGACCGAGGTCACCAATATCAAAAATGCGGTGAACCCACAGGAGATCCTGTTTGTGGTAGACAGTATGACAGGGCAGGATGCGGTAAATACCGCCAAAGCCTTTAATGAGCGTCTCGATTTCAGCGGGGTGGTACTCACCAAGCTGGATGGTGATACACGCGGTGGTGCGGCCCTGTCGATCAAATACACGGTAAACAAACCCATCAAGTTTGTCAGCAACGGCGAAAAAATGGATGCGCTGGATGTGTTCTATCCCGAGCGGATGGCGCAGCGGATCCTGGGTATGGGTGATATTACCACTTTAGTGGAACGTGCCCAGCAACAGTTTGATGAAGAAGAGGCCAAAAAGCTGGAAAGTAAGATCCGGAAAAATAAATTTGATTTTGCCGACTTCAAAATGCAGCTGGAGCAGATCAAAAAAATGGGAAATATGAAAGACCTGCTGGGGATGATCCCCGGTGTGGGCGCAAAGATCAAAGATCTTGATATCAGTGACGAAAGCTTTAAAGGCATTGAAGCCATGATTGATTCGATGACACCGGAAGAACGCAATAACCCGGATCTGATCAACGGCAACCGCCGCAAGCGCATAGCGCTGGGAAGCGGAAAAGACATTTCCGAGGTAAATGCTTTTATGAAACAGTTTGAGCAGATGCGCGATATGATGAAGAACATGAACAAAATGGGCGCATTCGGCCGTATGATGCCGGGCATGGGTAAATTCAAAATGCCGGGTTAA
- a CDS encoding LptF/LptG family permease, which yields MKKLDKLIIKAFIGPFVATFFITLFVLVMQFFWLWIDDFVGKGLDAFTILRFIWYQSAVLIPLALPLAVLLSSLMTFGNLGESFELVAIKSSGISLLRFMRPLVGVTLFISFCAFLFANYVIPVAQLKSRTMLADIVLAKPAFDIKEGIFYDKLDRFAIKIGKKEKDDSTIRDVIVFENNNYSLQDNFIIAKNGLMKPSPDKRFLDIVFRDGSRYQERGSRSDSATEYIRLGFKEYKMQLDISAFNFKSSSDSNNRNNERVLSMRQLDKALDSMTKYTNVEVERYQTSLANNFSLLLYRDSVVKGVSLPDSILNFKKNRDAFLGLDTITGKAKAVPPPPPADTLHKKTETARAAARIRRNLKKRKGKTGTAARDSIKKAPDTLARTTIVKTDSIKKAARDSGTAKKDSSKKDAAQKQALRKRDAGTFTALLPDSALTNVTDRALSSITIVKDNANMNLTSIQEQQKTIRRYKIEWHKKIVLALACFLMFMIGAPLGSIIRKGGLGTPMIFAIAFFLVFYFSSNTGEKMAKEGSLTPFSGMWLSSFILAPIGAFLTYKAMHDSNLFNKEFYHRLKRKAEQYIKARKDRNKKTA from the coding sequence TTGAAAAAGTTAGATAAACTGATTATTAAAGCTTTCATTGGTCCGTTTGTGGCCACTTTTTTCATTACCCTTTTTGTATTGGTAATGCAGTTTTTCTGGCTGTGGATCGATGATTTTGTAGGCAAGGGGCTGGATGCGTTTACCATTTTACGGTTTATCTGGTACCAGAGCGCGGTGCTGATCCCCCTGGCATTACCGCTGGCGGTGCTGCTTTCCTCCCTCATGACCTTTGGTAACCTGGGCGAAAGCTTTGAGCTGGTAGCCATTAAATCCTCGGGGATCTCCCTTTTAAGATTTATGCGTCCCCTGGTGGGTGTGACCCTTTTCATCAGCTTTTGTGCTTTTCTTTTTGCCAATTATGTCATTCCCGTTGCCCAGCTGAAGTCGCGCACCATGCTGGCAGATATCGTACTGGCAAAGCCTGCCTTTGACATTAAAGAAGGTATCTTTTATGATAAACTGGACCGGTTCGCCATTAAAATCGGTAAAAAGGAGAAAGACGACAGCACCATCAGGGATGTGATCGTTTTTGAGAACAATAACTATTCTCTGCAGGATAATTTTATCATCGCAAAGAATGGATTGATGAAACCCTCTCCGGACAAGCGTTTCCTCGATATCGTTTTCCGGGATGGCTCGCGCTACCAGGAACGGGGGTCCCGGTCCGACTCGGCCACGGAGTACATCCGTCTCGGATTTAAAGAATATAAAATGCAGCTGGACATCAGCGCGTTTAATTTTAAATCATCCAGCGACAGCAACAACCGGAACAACGAACGGGTGCTGAGTATGCGCCAGCTGGACAAGGCACTGGATTCCATGACAAAATACACCAATGTAGAAGTGGAGCGCTACCAGACCAGCCTGGCAAATAATTTCAGCCTGCTCCTTTACCGGGACAGTGTGGTTAAAGGTGTTTCCCTACCTGATTCCATCCTGAACTTTAAAAAGAACCGGGACGCCTTTTTGGGACTGGATACGATTACCGGAAAAGCAAAGGCTGTTCCGCCGCCACCGCCTGCCGATACCCTGCACAAAAAAACAGAAACGGCCAGGGCCGCAGCCAGGATCCGCAGGAATCTGAAAAAACGTAAAGGGAAAACAGGAACGGCAGCCCGGGACAGTATCAAAAAGGCACCGGATACGCTGGCCCGGACAACGATCGTAAAAACAGACAGCATTAAAAAAGCGGCCCGCGACAGCGGCACCGCCAAAAAAGACAGTTCCAAAAAAGACGCGGCCCAAAAACAAGCGCTCCGGAAAAGGGATGCGGGCACTTTTACCGCGCTTCTGCCGGACAGTGCGCTTACCAATGTTACAGACCGGGCGCTCAGCAGCATTACTATTGTAAAGGACAATGCCAATATGAACCTGACCAGCATTCAGGAACAGCAAAAGACCATCCGCCGGTATAAGATCGAATGGCATAAAAAAATTGTTCTGGCACTTGCCTGTTTCCTGATGTTTATGATCGGCGCCCCCCTGGGTTCTATTATCCGCAAAGGCGGGCTGGGAACGCCGATGATCTTTGCCATTGCCTTCTTCCTGGTATTCTATTTCTCATCCAATACCGGGGAAAAGATGGCCAAAGAAGGAAGTCTGACCCCCTTTTCCGGCATGTGGCTCTCTTCCTTTATACTGGCCCCAATCGGCGCTTTTCTCACCTACAAGGCCATGCATGATTCGAATCTTTTCAATAAAGAATTCTATCACCGCTTAAAACGAAAAGCCGAGCAGTATATAAAAGCAAGAAAAGACCGTAATAAAAAAACCGCATAA
- a CDS encoding ABC transporter permease, whose amino-acid sequence MKEFLRLLKREFKLFVGNATLRTVFFLAPVFYATLLGFVYKSGKVENTPVIVIDRDNTPLSGQLVEMLSDNKSIKVLRYLQEPVSINDEVIRYEAAAVVVIPPKFEAGMLQKKYPEINVYVNTGNMMTANFATKALQLTIGTFSAGAAMKGLQKMGMNPGRAATQYEPFKTNYITLFNTTSNYLIFMWPAMLAVVLQQVILLAMAVSFAAEFQRGSFTKEYYSMRRWAFPTMLIKVIPIWVFSILIVCIYYGMHIIFRVPIPRGILNFMLLSAFFVGSASFLGVFISILIPDALKATQILMVLASPAFIISGFTWPLNAMPGFVQFIANIIPLTPFLQAFKILLIQKGAVELTFPYLQHLGILLILYAFLGWVALKIKMRSLFKPATPAGAQTEKA is encoded by the coding sequence ATGAAAGAATTTTTGCGCCTGCTGAAACGCGAGTTCAAACTGTTCGTCGGGAATGCGACCCTGCGAACCGTCTTTTTCCTGGCGCCTGTTTTCTACGCCACCCTGCTGGGATTTGTTTATAAAAGCGGCAAGGTAGAGAACACTCCGGTAATCGTTATTGATCGCGATAATACACCGCTCTCCGGTCAGCTGGTGGAGATGCTCAGTGATAATAAAAGTATTAAGGTACTCCGCTACCTGCAGGAGCCGGTAAGTATTAATGATGAAGTGATCCGGTATGAGGCCGCGGCCGTGGTAGTGATCCCTCCGAAATTTGAAGCCGGCATGCTGCAGAAAAAATATCCGGAGATCAATGTATATGTGAACACCGGCAATATGATGACCGCCAACTTTGCCACCAAAGCGCTGCAGCTCACCATCGGCACCTTTTCCGCAGGAGCTGCCATGAAAGGCCTTCAGAAAATGGGGATGAACCCCGGCCGGGCCGCCACACAATACGAACCTTTTAAGACCAATTATATCACCCTCTTTAATACCACCAGCAACTATCTTATTTTTATGTGGCCCGCTATGCTGGCCGTAGTGCTGCAACAGGTGATCCTGCTGGCAATGGCCGTGAGCTTTGCTGCAGAATTTCAGCGCGGCTCCTTTACAAAGGAATATTATAGTATGCGGCGTTGGGCCTTCCCCACCATGCTTATCAAGGTCATTCCCATCTGGGTGTTTTCCATACTCATCGTATGTATCTATTACGGTATGCATATAATTTTCCGGGTGCCGATACCGCGGGGCATACTGAATTTCATGCTGCTCTCCGCTTTTTTTGTAGGCTCTGCTTCTTTCCTGGGTGTCTTTATCAGCATCCTTATCCCGGATGCATTGAAAGCCACACAAATATTGATGGTACTGGCCTCGCCGGCTTTTATCATCAGCGGTTTTACCTGGCCTTTAAATGCCATGCCCGGCTTTGTGCAGTTCATTGCCAATATCATCCCCCTTACGCCCTTCTTACAGGCATTTAAAATTCTCCTGATACAGAAAGGTGCCGTGGAGCTCACCTTTCCTTACCTGCAGCACCTGGGCATTCTTTTGATCCTTTATGCTTTTCTGGGTTGGGTAGCTTTAAAGATCAAAATGCGGTCGTTGTTTAAGCCCGCTACACCGGCCGGTGCGCAAACAGAAAAAGCCTGA
- a CDS encoding collagen-like triple helix repeat-containing protein translates to MKKNLRQLVLLVFAVAALLTACKKGDIGPKGDKGDPGASGAKGDKGVTGAQGPAGNANVFSKTFDWNKITWTHLTEYGTNYTIADLKIPQITADIVNSGGVFVYGSLFFGGQQWTAFPTSYLEFGVTRHFTFSINAGNVRVRYSKSDNTFPSSTIAIKVVFMTGKAVALAGQNGVNLNNYNHVKTAFHLND, encoded by the coding sequence ATGAAAAAAAATCTCAGACAACTTGTATTGCTGGTATTTGCAGTAGCAGCATTATTAACTGCCTGCAAAAAAGGTGACATTGGCCCAAAGGGCGATAAAGGCGATCCGGGCGCTTCCGGTGCTAAGGGCGACAAAGGAGTAACAGGAGCACAAGGGCCTGCAGGCAATGCCAATGTTTTTTCCAAAACCTTTGACTGGAATAAAATTACCTGGACACACCTCACCGAATATGGAACGAACTATACAATTGCCGATCTAAAAATACCGCAGATAACAGCCGATATTGTGAATAGCGGCGGCGTATTTGTTTATGGCAGCTTATTTTTTGGAGGACAACAGTGGACGGCTTTTCCTACCAGCTACTTGGAATTTGGTGTAACCAGGCATTTTACTTTCAGTATCAATGCCGGCAACGTAAGGGTGCGATACTCCAAATCAGATAATACTTTTCCCTCATCCACAATCGCTATCAAAGTGGTTTTTATGACCGGGAAAGCCGTTGCGCTGGCCGGGCAAAATGGCGTCAATCTGAATAATTACAATCACGTAAAAACAGCATTTCATTTGAACGACTAG
- a CDS encoding GNAT family N-acetyltransferase produces MKPEYTGIPLVKNDSKKQYELTIEGYRSFIQFNETPHHITLVHTEVPPELEGKGAGTAIVEKTLEAIEQSGKTLVPLCPFVFAYIKRHPDWKRIVDPGFKGFGQ; encoded by the coding sequence ATGAAACCTGAATATACCGGCATTCCCCTTGTAAAGAATGACAGCAAAAAACAGTACGAATTAACTATAGAAGGCTACAGGTCTTTTATCCAGTTTAATGAGACCCCGCATCACATCACCCTGGTGCATACCGAGGTACCGCCCGAACTGGAAGGCAAGGGTGCCGGTACGGCGATCGTGGAGAAAACACTGGAAGCCATTGAGCAAAGTGGTAAAACGCTGGTACCGCTTTGTCCTTTTGTATTTGCCTATATTAAAAGGCACCCCGACTGGAAACGCATTGTGGATCCGGGATTCAAAGGGTTTGGACAATGA
- a CDS encoding pirin family protein — MSNIGMIIEERAADIGNFFVGRLLPFRQRRMVGPFIFIDHMGPAELKDYQNLDVPPHPHIGLSTLTYLFEGAMMHRDSIGSEVEITPGAVNWMTAGKGVAHSERTPERLRITDKKLHGLQIWVALPKELEQSAPSFTHVEAADIPVWQKDGAEIKLISGAAFGKTSPVPVHSPQYFIKIHTPKRQTVAIGKDLYGESGLYILEGSVISEGHTYTPKQLLVAKDSTLCSFETTDNTTVFIFGGEPFPEERFIYWNFVNSDRAVIEKAKQDWLEQKFPPVPGETEWVPLPEQTNNIKLK; from the coding sequence ATGTCAAATATTGGAATGATCATCGAAGAACGGGCAGCAGACATCGGTAATTTTTTTGTAGGCCGGCTTTTGCCCTTTCGCCAGCGGCGTATGGTAGGCCCTTTTATTTTTATCGACCATATGGGTCCGGCCGAACTAAAGGATTACCAGAACCTGGATGTCCCGCCGCATCCGCATATTGGTCTTTCCACGCTCACCTATCTTTTTGAAGGTGCTATGATGCACCGCGACAGTATCGGTTCGGAAGTGGAGATCACCCCGGGTGCGGTAAACTGGATGACTGCGGGGAAAGGAGTGGCACATTCCGAGCGGACACCCGAACGGCTGCGTATCACAGATAAAAAGCTGCATGGCCTGCAGATATGGGTGGCACTGCCAAAAGAGCTGGAACAAAGTGCGCCTTCATTTACCCATGTGGAGGCTGCGGACATACCGGTATGGCAAAAGGATGGCGCTGAAATCAAACTGATCTCCGGTGCCGCCTTTGGCAAAACCTCACCGGTGCCGGTACACAGTCCCCAGTACTTTATAAAGATCCACACCCCAAAACGGCAGACCGTTGCTATCGGCAAGGATCTTTATGGAGAAAGCGGACTGTACATTCTTGAAGGCAGTGTGATCAGCGAAGGCCATACCTACACCCCCAAACAATTGCTGGTGGCTAAAGACAGCACGCTCTGTTCTTTTGAAACCACCGATAATACCACGGTGTTTATTTTCGGAGGCGAGCCCTTTCCGGAAGAACGTTTTATTTACTGGAATTTTGTGAACTCTGACAGAGCGGTGATCGAAAAAGCAAAACAGGACTGGCTGGAGCAGAAATTTCCGCCCGTACCCGGTGAAACCGAATGGGTACCGCTGCCGGAACAAACAAACAACATAAAACTTAAATAA
- a CDS encoding HlyD family secretion protein, which translates to MKTSFYIPLISLLAMAGCGSKKEKLTGVEGKSKKEVISFAPKVTGRILKIYVAEGQTVKKGDTLALLDVPEVSAKIAQAQGAVNAASAQEKMARNGATADQMKQLQAKYKGLKEQYEFARKSFDRATNMYNDSLMAPQAYDEIYAKLQGAKAQYDAVVAELDDVKKGTRVEKVDMAAGQASQARGALQEANIAYSERYVIATNDMEIETISLNTGELATAGFALFNGYVPESTYFRFTIPESKIAGYRKGQAVKMEVVYNKELLEGTILYIKQLTRYADITTAYPDYQVQDAVYEIKVQPGDMNKARNILVNASVILK; encoded by the coding sequence ATGAAAACCAGTTTTTACATTCCCCTCATAAGTCTGCTGGCTATGGCAGGCTGTGGCAGCAAGAAGGAAAAGCTCACCGGTGTTGAGGGTAAAAGCAAAAAAGAGGTGATTTCCTTTGCACCAAAAGTGACCGGCCGTATCCTGAAGATCTATGTTGCAGAGGGACAAACCGTAAAAAAAGGCGATACCCTTGCCCTGCTGGATGTGCCGGAGGTTTCTGCTAAAATCGCACAGGCACAGGGTGCCGTAAATGCTGCCAGTGCCCAGGAAAAAATGGCCCGCAACGGTGCAACGGCCGACCAGATGAAGCAATTACAGGCCAAGTACAAGGGATTGAAGGAGCAATATGAGTTTGCCCGGAAATCCTTCGACCGGGCCACGAATATGTATAACGACAGCCTCATGGCGCCGCAGGCCTATGATGAGATCTATGCCAAGCTGCAAGGGGCAAAGGCCCAGTACGATGCGGTGGTGGCCGAGCTGGATGACGTAAAAAAAGGTACCCGGGTGGAAAAAGTGGATATGGCCGCCGGACAGGCATCACAGGCCAGGGGTGCTTTGCAGGAGGCCAATATCGCGTATTCCGAACGTTATGTTATTGCTACTAATGATATGGAAATCGAGACCATCAGTCTCAATACCGGGGAACTGGCCACTGCGGGATTTGCCTTATTCAACGGTTACGTCCCTGAAAGCACTTATTTCCGTTTTACGATACCGGAAAGTAAGATTGCCGGGTACCGCAAAGGACAGGCGGTAAAAATGGAGGTAGTATATAACAAGGAATTGCTGGAGGGTACCATCCTGTACATTAAGCAGCTGACACGCTATGCAGACATTACCACGGCCTATCCCGATTACCAGGTGCAGGATGCAGTGTACGAAATAAAAGTGCAGCCCGGGGATATGAACAAGGCCCGGAATATCCTGGTTAATGCAAGTGTCATTCTGAAATAG
- a CDS encoding pirin family protein translates to MKKTIERIVPKPAQPHMVGDGFRVYGFIPAAVDRRRMSPFLVLDFNPEYNFGPSEIPRGVGAHPHKGFETVTIAYKGRVQHADSSGGGGIIGEGDVQWMTAGSGILHKEFHEEQFSKTGGAFEMVQLWVNLPAASKNTTPHYQAIEKSQMGHYEIPENGGMVTVIAGSFNGVNGPAATYSPVHLSNIKLNAGGTVTTQFPENYNTALLVINGNVEVNGQQAGEHSFVYFKNEGEDIRITATGDAVVLLLSGEPIDEPIAAYGPFVMNTQTEIYEAMEAFQAGKFGTL, encoded by the coding sequence ATGAAAAAAACAATCGAACGAATAGTACCCAAACCGGCACAACCACATATGGTCGGTGACGGGTTCCGGGTTTACGGATTTATTCCGGCCGCTGTCGACCGGCGCCGGATGAGCCCCTTCCTGGTACTGGACTTTAACCCGGAGTATAATTTCGGCCCTTCGGAAATTCCGAGAGGCGTAGGCGCTCACCCGCACAAAGGATTTGAGACGGTAACCATTGCATACAAGGGACGCGTGCAACATGCAGACAGCAGCGGAGGCGGGGGCATTATCGGCGAGGGCGATGTGCAATGGATGACCGCCGGCTCCGGTATCCTGCACAAGGAATTTCATGAAGAACAATTTTCAAAAACCGGCGGGGCTTTTGAAATGGTACAGCTTTGGGTAAACCTGCCCGCAGCATCAAAAAATACGACTCCCCATTACCAGGCTATTGAAAAAAGCCAGATGGGCCACTATGAAATTCCTGAAAACGGAGGTATGGTAACCGTAATTGCCGGAAGTTTTAACGGTGTCAACGGCCCTGCAGCCACTTACAGTCCCGTACACCTTTCCAATATAAAGCTGAACGCAGGAGGAACCGTGACCACGCAGTTCCCGGAAAATTACAATACCGCACTACTGGTCATTAACGGTAATGTGGAAGTAAACGGGCAGCAGGCCGGCGAGCACAGCTTTGTTTATTTTAAAAATGAAGGCGAAGACATCCGCATAACAGCCACCGGAGATGCGGTGGTGCTGCTTTTGAGCGGCGAACCGATCGATGAGCCCATTGCCGCTTATGGTCCGTTTGTAATGAACACACAGACCGAGATCTATGAGGCGATGGAAGCGTTTCAGGCCGGAAAATTCGGTACACTGTAG
- a CDS encoding cation diffusion facilitator family transporter, whose amino-acid sequence MAAQGAQQNLKIQKWVAMVSLLLLIVKFVAYFFTHSVAVLTDALESIANVVAGFIGLYSLYLAAQPRDENHPYGHGKAEFLSAAVEGTLIGIAGLAVLYKAIEQLIHPQSLNKLDLGMLLIGATALINYVLGSICISIGKRNQSIALEVSGKHLQTDTFSTIAVIAGLTLVFFTGFHWIDAAVAILLTCLLLHTSYTILRRSIAGIMDEADRQLLLQMIDYLNKNRRENWVDLHNFRVIKYGSVLHIDCHLTVPWYLNVAEAHHEIDQLTTLIRNKYGQSVEFFIHSDGCQPFQCSLCSKSDCPVRKAAFEKTIPWTLGNVLQNQRHRLPNVP is encoded by the coding sequence ATGGCAGCCCAGGGTGCTCAACAAAATCTGAAAATCCAGAAATGGGTGGCAATGGTTTCATTGCTGCTGCTGATCGTAAAGTTTGTTGCTTACTTTTTTACACATTCTGTTGCCGTACTTACCGATGCGCTTGAAAGCATCGCCAATGTTGTGGCCGGGTTTATTGGCCTTTACAGCTTATACCTGGCGGCGCAACCCCGCGATGAGAATCATCCCTATGGCCATGGCAAGGCAGAATTCCTGTCGGCCGCCGTGGAAGGCACGCTTATCGGCATTGCCGGACTGGCGGTGCTTTATAAAGCCATCGAACAGCTCATTCACCCCCAGTCACTGAACAAGCTCGACCTGGGTATGCTGCTGATAGGAGCAACAGCTCTTATTAATTATGTGCTGGGAAGCATTTGCATTTCCATCGGAAAAAGGAACCAATCCATTGCCCTGGAGGTGAGCGGAAAACATTTACAGACCGATACGTTCTCAACCATTGCTGTGATCGCGGGCCTGACCCTGGTCTTTTTCACCGGGTTCCACTGGATCGACGCTGCCGTAGCCATCCTGCTTACCTGCCTGCTGCTGCACACTTCCTATACCATTCTGCGCCGCTCCATCGCCGGCATCATGGATGAGGCCGATCGTCAGCTGCTGCTGCAGATGATCGACTATCTCAATAAAAACCGGCGGGAGAACTGGGTCGACCTTCATAATTTCAGGGTCATCAAATACGGAAGCGTGCTGCATATCGACTGTCACCTTACCGTACCCTGGTACCTGAATGTTGCTGAAGCCCATCATGAAATCGATCAGCTGACCACACTGATCCGGAATAAATACGGGCAGTCGGTGGAATTTTTTATACACTCCGATGGCTGCCAGCCGTTCCAGTGTTCACTTTGCTCTAAAAGCGACTGTCCCGTCCGGAAAGCGGCATTTGAAAAAACCATTCCCTGGACCCTGGGAAATGTGCTTCAAAATCAGCGACACCGGTTGCCGAATGTTCCTTAA
- a CDS encoding RrF2 family transcriptional regulator translates to MLTKKSQYAFKALGYLADKQKDGPVLISEISKKKRIPLKFLENILLELRKAGILESKKGKGGGYFFKKDPADVKMATVIRLIDGPISMLPCVSLYFYERCKNCDEKHCGLHDVMKHVRDVTLEVLENRTLADLKD, encoded by the coding sequence ATGCTCACAAAAAAATCGCAATATGCCTTTAAAGCGCTGGGCTACCTGGCTGATAAACAAAAAGATGGCCCTGTGCTGATCTCGGAGATCTCCAAAAAAAAGCGGATCCCTTTAAAGTTCCTGGAAAATATATTGCTGGAACTGAGGAAAGCCGGGATCCTCGAAAGCAAAAAAGGAAAAGGCGGTGGTTATTTCTTTAAAAAAGACCCGGCCGATGTAAAAATGGCCACTGTAATACGGCTCATCGACGGACCGATCTCCATGCTGCCCTGCGTCAGTCTTTACTTTTACGAGCGTTGCAAAAACTGCGACGAAAAGCACTGCGGCCTGCATGATGTAATGAAGCACGTGCGGGATGTAACACTGGAAGTACTGGAGAACCGGACTCTTGCCGATCTGAAGGATTGA
- a CDS encoding OmpA family protein — MKYIVHRFAVTALMLIICCSSCDKHQYIPHQPELLLGSGAPGPGRGAPGDFYLDTENQDLYGPKGEKDWGEPVSLIGATGPKGTPGSVIINGTGVPGASDGRDGDYYLDKEQALLYGPKTAGGWGEPVSLKGPAGSNGTNGNTILSGPSAPLSTQGVIGDFYLNTTTLEFYGPKTAAGWGTPINVPNPGSGCDLVLPAVSFKASSTQISSDNEAILASVANTLRTNTGCKVVVKGGYCGDNQQNLQLSWRRVNAVISYLVQEQGISGDRFIFKYNQPGSDCGIVELQSGAPGEPGGGVIPPMP, encoded by the coding sequence ATGAAATACATTGTACACCGGTTTGCCGTAACCGCCCTTATGCTGATAATATGCTGCTCCTCCTGCGATAAGCATCAATACATACCTCATCAGCCCGAACTGCTGTTAGGGAGTGGCGCACCCGGACCCGGCCGCGGGGCCCCGGGCGATTTTTACCTGGATACGGAGAACCAGGATCTTTATGGTCCCAAGGGAGAGAAGGACTGGGGCGAACCGGTGAGCCTTATCGGTGCCACCGGCCCGAAGGGAACGCCGGGCAGCGTCATCATAAATGGTACCGGGGTTCCGGGCGCTTCCGATGGCCGGGACGGCGATTATTACCTGGATAAGGAGCAGGCATTGTTATACGGGCCTAAAACAGCTGGGGGCTGGGGCGAGCCGGTAAGCCTGAAAGGCCCAGCGGGCAGCAACGGTACCAACGGTAATACCATATTAAGCGGGCCTTCAGCGCCTTTAAGTACACAGGGCGTTATCGGTGATTTTTACCTGAACACCACCACACTGGAGTTTTACGGACCCAAAACGGCTGCGGGATGGGGTACTCCGATTAATGTGCCCAACCCCGGCTCCGGCTGTGACCTGGTTCTGCCGGCGGTCAGCTTTAAAGCGAGCAGCACGCAGATCTCCAGTGACAACGAAGCGATCCTGGCATCCGTTGCAAATACGTTAAGAACGAATACCGGTTGTAAAGTGGTCGTAAAAGGCGGGTATTGCGGGGATAATCAGCAAAACCTTCAACTGAGCTGGAGAAGGGTAAACGCAGTGATCAGTTACCTGGTCCAGGAACAGGGGATCAGCGGCGACCGGTTTATATTCAAATACAATCAGCCCGGCAGCGACTGCGGTATAGTGGAACTTCAAAGCGGTGCTCCCGGTGAACCCGGAGGAGGGGTCATTCCACCGATGCCCTGA